The nucleotide window CGGCTGCGCCAGCTGCACctgcaccagctgctcctgctgcacctGCACCTGCTGCTCCTGCAGCACCGGCACCGGCTGCGCCGGCTGCACCGGCgccagctgctcctgctgcacctGCACCAGCCGCTCCAGCTGCACTGGAACCGGCTGCGCCTGCTGCACCTGCACCGGATGCTCCAGCTGCACTAGCACCAGCTGCACCTGCTGCACCCGCACctgctgctcctgctgcaccgGCACCGGCTGCGCCAGCTCCGTATGCACCAGCCGCTCCTGCTCCGtatgcaccagctgctcctgctgcaccagCACCGGCTGCGCCAGCTCCGTATGCGCCAGCAGCTCCTGCTCCGtatgcaccagctgctcctgctgcaccagCACCGGCTGCACCAGCTCCGTAcgcaccagctgctcctgctgcaccagCACCGGCTGCGCCAGCTCCGTATGCACCAGCCGCTCCTGCTCCGtatgcaccagctgctcctgctgcaccagCACCGGCTGCGCCAGCTCCGTATGCGCCAGCAGCTCCTGCTCCGtatgcaccagctgctcctgctgcaccagCACCGGCTGCACCAGCTCCGTAcgcaccagctgctcctgctccgtatgcaccagctgctccAGCTCCATATGCACCGGCAGCTCCTGCTGCACCAGCACCGGCTGCGCCAGCTCCGtatgcaccagctgctcctgctccgtatgcaccagctgctccCGCTGCGCCAGCACCGGCGGCTCCAGCTCCGTACGCACCGGCTGCGCCAGCTCCGtatgcaccagctgctcctgctccgtatgcaccagctgctcctgctgcaccagCGCCAGCTGCGCCAGCTCCGTATGCGCCAGCTGCTCCTGCTCCGtatgcaccagctgctcctgctgcaccagCACCAGCTGCGCCAGCTCCGTATGCGCCAGCTGCTCCTGCTCCGtatgcaccagctgctcctgctgcaccagcaccggctgcgccagctccgtatgcaccagctgctcctgctgcaccagCACCAGCTGCGCCAGCTCCGTATGCGCCAGCTGCACCTGCTCCGtatgcaccagctgctcctgctgcaccagcaccggctgcgccagctccgtatgcaccagctgctcctgcgGCACCAGCACCGGCTGCGCCGCCTCCGtatgcaccagctgctcctgctgcaccgGCACCAGCTGCTCCCGCTGCACCCGCgccagctgctcctgctgcaccgGCACCGGCTGCACCTGCAGCACCAGCgccagctgctcctgctgcacctGCACCTGCCGCTCCTGCCGCACCggcaccagctgctcctgctgcacccGCACCTGCTGCTCCTGCCGCACCGGCACCAGCTGCTCCCGCTGCACCCGCACCTGCTGCTCCTGCCGCACCGGCACCAGCTGCGCCTGCGGCACCCGCACCAGCTGCACCTGCCGCACCagcaccagctgctcctgctgcacctGCACCGGCTGCGCCTGCTGCACCCGAACCGGACGCTCCAGCTGCACCTGCACctgctgctcctgctgcacctGCACctgctgctcctgctgcaccagcacctgctgctcctgctgcaccggcaccagctgctcctgctgcaccagCACTGGCTGCTCCAGCTCCGtatgcaccagctgctcccgctgcaccagcaccggctgcgccagctccgtatgcaccagctgctccCGCTGCACCAGCACCGGCTGCTCCAGCGCCGtatgcaccagctgctccCGCTGCACCGGCACCGGCTGCGCCAGCTCCGTATGCACCAGCCGCTCCTGTTCCGtatgcaccagctgctcctgctgcaccagCACCGGCTGCTCCTGCTCCGTATGCTCCTGCTGCTCCTGCTGCTCCAGCACCGGCTGCGCCAGCTCCGtatgcaccagctgctccCGCTGCACCAGCGCCGGCTGCGCCAGCTCCGTATGCACCAGCTGCACCTGCCGCACCAGCACCAGCTGCGCCAGCTCCGTATGCACCAGCCGCTCCCGCTGCACCTGCGCCGGCTGCGCCAGCTCCGtatgcaccagctgctcctgccGCACCAGCACCAGCTGCGCCAGCTCCGtatgcaccagctgctcctgctgcaccagCACCAGCTGCGCCAGCTCCGtatgcaccagctgctcctgctgcaccgGCACCTGCCGCTCCTGCTGCACCGGCACCAGCTGCACCCGCTGCACTCGCACCGGCTGCGCCAGCTGCGCTGGAACCAGCTGCGCCCGCCGCACCTGCACCGGATGCTCCAGCTGCACCCGCACCGGATGCTCCAGCTGCACCCGCACCTGCCGCTCCTGCTGCACTGGCACCGGCTGCGCCAGCTCCAtatgcaccagctgctcctgctgcaccggcaccagctgctcctgccGCACCAGCACCCGCTGCTCCAGCTCCGTACGCACCAGCTGCTCCCGCTGCACCAGCACCGGCTGCTCCAGCTCCGTACGCACCAGCAGCTCCTGCTGCACCggcaccagctgctcctgctcCGTATGCCCCAGCTGCGCCAGCTCCGtatgcaccagctgctcctgctgcaccagCACCCGCTGCTCCAGCTCCGTACGCACCAGCTGCTCCCGCTGCACCAGCACCGGCTGCTCCAGCCCCGTACGCACCAGCAGCTCCTGCTGCACCGGCACCAGCTGCTTCTGCTCCGTATGCtccagctgctcctgctgctccagcaccggctgcgccagctccgtatgcaccagctgctccCGCTGCACCAGCGCCGGCTGCGCCAGCTCCGTATGCACCAGCCGCTCCTGCTGCACCggcaccagctgctcctgctcCGTATGCTCCAGCTGCTCCTGCCGCACCGGCACCGGCTGCGCCAGCTGCACTGGAACCAGCTGCGCCTGCCGCACCTGCACCGGATGCTCCAGCTGCACCCGCACCTGCCGCTCCTGCTGCACTGGCACCTGCTGCTCCTGCCGCACCGGCACCGGCTGCGCCTGCCGCACttgcaccagctgctcctgccGCACCGGCACCGGCTGCGCCAGCTGCACTGGAACCAGCTGCGCCTGCCGCACCTGCACCGGATGCTCCAGCTGCACCCGCACCTGCCGCTCCTGCTGCACCGGCACCGGCTGCGCCAGCTCCAtatgcaccagctgctcctgctgcaccggcaccagctgctcctgctcCGTATGCtccagctgctcctgctgcaccagcaccggctgctccagctccgtatgcaccagctgctccCGCTGCACCGGCACCAGCTCCGCCAGCTCCGTAcgcaccagctgctcctgctgcaccagCACCGGCTGCGCCAGCTCCGTATGCcccagctgctcctgctgcaccagcaccggctgcgccagctccgtatgcaccagctgctcctgctgcaccagcaccggctgctccagctccgtatgcaccagctgctccCGCTGCACCAGCACCAGCACCGCCAGCTCCGTAcgcaccagctgctcctgctgcaccagCACCGGCTGCGCCAGCTCCGTACGCACCTGCCGCTCCGGCCGCACCAGCACCGGCTGCGCCAGCTCCGtatgcaccagctgctcctgctgcaccagcaccggctgctccagctccgtatgcaccagctgctccCGCTGCACCGGCACCAGCTCCGCCAGCTCCGTAcgcaccagctgctcctgctgcaccagCACCGGCTGCGCCAGCTCCGTACGCACCTGCTGCTCCGGCCGCACCAGCACCGGCTGCGCCAGCTCCGtatgcaccagctgctcctgctgcacccGCACCCGCTGCCCCTGCTGCACCagcaccagctgctcctgctgcactggcaccagctgctcctgccGCACCGGCACCGGCTGCGCCAGCTGCACTGGAACCAGCTGCGCCTGCCGCACCTGCACCGGATGCTCCAGCTGCACCCGCACCTGCCGCTCCTGCTGCACTGGCACCTGCTGCTCCTGCCGCACCGGCACCGGCTGCGCCTGCCGCACttgcaccagctgctcctgccGCACCGGCACCGGCTGCGCCAGCTGCACTGGAACCAGCTGCGCCTGCCGCACCTGCACCGGATGCTCCAGCTGCACCCGCACCTGCCGCTCCTGCTGCACCGGCACCGGCCGCGCCAGCTCCAtatgcaccagctgctcctgctgcaccggcaccagctgctcctgccGCGCCAGCACCGGCTGCGCCAGCTCCGTATGCACCAGCTGCACCTGCTGCACCggcaccagctgctcctgctcCGTATGCtccagctgctcctgctgctccagcaccggctgcgccagctccgtatgcaccagctgctcctgctgcaccagcaccggctgctccagctccgtatgcaccagctgctccCGCTGCACCGGCACCAGCTCCGCCAGCTCCGTAcgcaccagctgctcctgctgcaccagcaccggctgcgccagctccgtatgcaccagctgctcctgctgcaccagcaccggctgctccagctccgtatgcaccagctgctccCGCTGCACCGGCACCAGCTCCGCCAGCTCCGTAcgcaccagctgctcctgctgcaccagCACCGGCTGCGCCAGCTCCGTACGCACCCGCTGCTCCGGCCGCACCAGCACCGGCTGCGCCAGCTCCGtatgcaccagctgctcctgctgcaccagcaccggctgctccagctccgtatgcaccagctgctccCGCTGCACCGGCACCAGCTCCGCCAACTCCGTAcgcaccagctgctcctgctgcaccagCACCGGCTGCGCCAGCTCCGTACGCACCTGCTGCTCCGGCCGCACCAGCACCGGCTGCTCCAGCTCCGtatgcaccagctgctcctgctgcaccagCACCAGCTGTGCCAGCTCCGTACGCACCAGCTGCTCCAGCTGCACCGGCACCGGCTGCGCCAGCTGCACTGGAACCAGCTGCGCCTGCTGCACCCGCCCCGGATGCTTCAGCTGCACCCGCACctgctgctcctgctgcaccgGCACCAGCCGCTCCTGCTGCACCGGCACCTGCTGCTCCTGCCGCACCGGCACCGGCTGCGCCAGCTGCACTGGAACCAGCTGCGCCTGCCGCACCTGCACCGGATGCTCCAGCTGCACCCGCACCTGCCGCTCCTGCTGCACTGGCACCTGCTGCTCCTGCCGCACCGGCACCGGTTGCGCCTGCCGCACttgcaccagctgctcctgccGCACCGGCACCGGCTGCGCCAGCTGCACTGGAACCAGCTGCGCCTGCCGCACCTGCACCGGATGCTCCAGCTGCTCCCGCACCTGCCGCTCCTGCTGCACCGGCACCGGCTGCGCCAGCTCCATAcgcaccagctgctcctgctgcaccggcaccagctgctcctgccGCACCAGCACCGGCTGCGCCAGCTCCGTATGCACCAGCTGCACCTGCTGCGCCggcaccagctgctcctgcaCCGTATGCtccagctgctcctgctgctccagcaccggctgcgccagctccgtatgcaccagctgctcctgctgcaccagCACCGGCTGCTCCAGCACCGtatgcaccagctgctccCGCTGCACCGGCACCAGCTCCGCCAGCTCCGTAcgcaccagctgctcctgctgcaccagcaccggctgcgccagctccgtatgcaccagctgctcctgctgcaccagcaccggctgctccagctccgtatgcaccagctgctccCGCTGCACCGGCACCAGCACCGCCAGCTCCGTAcgcaccagctgctcctgctgcaccagCACCGGCTGCGCCAGCTCCGTACGCACCTGCCGCTCCGGCCGCACCAGCACCGGCTGCGCCAGCTCCGtatgcaccagctgctcctgctgcaccagcaccggctgctccagctccgtatgcaccagctgctccCGCTGCACCGGCACCAGCTCCGCCAGCTCCGTACGCACCTGCTGCTCCGGCCGCACCAGCACCggctgctcctgctgcaccagCACCGGCTGCGCCAGCTCCGTACGCGCCTGCTGCTCCGGCCGCACCAGCACCGGCTGCTCCAGCTCCGtatgcaccagctgctcctgctgctCCAGCACCGGCTGCGCCAGCTCCGTAcgcaccagctgctcctgctgcaccagCACCGGCCGCGCCAGCTCCGTACGCACCTGCTGCTCCTGCTGCTCCggcaccagctgctcctgctcCGTATGCtccagctgctcctgctgctCCAGCACCGGCTGCGCCAGCTCCATATGCACCTGCTGCGCCTGCCGCACCcgcaccagctgctcctgccGCACCGGCACCGGCTGCGCCTGCCGCACCcgcaccagctgctcctgctgcacctGCACCggctgctcctgctgcaccggcaccagctgctcctgctgcactTGAGCCAGCCGCCCCTGCCGCACCGGCACCGGCTGCGCCTGCCGCACctgcaccagctgctcctgctgcacccgcaccagctgctcctgctgcacctGCACCggctgctcctgctgcactTGAACCAGCTGCTCCTGCCGCACCGGCACCGGCTGCGCCTGCCGCACCcgcaccagctgctcctgctgcacccGCACCggctgctcctgctgcactcgaaccagctgctcctgctgcaccgGCACCAGCTGCTCCAGCTGCACTGGAACCAGCTGCGCCAGCTGCACTGGAACCGGCTGCGCCAGCTGAACTTGCACCGGATGCTCCAGCCGCGCTGGAACCAGACGCGCCTGCTGCACCCGCACCGGATGCTCCAGCTGCACTGGAACCAGCTGCGCCAGCTGCACTCGCACCGGATGCTCCAGCCGCACCGGCACTGGCTCCTCCCGCTGCACTTGCACCACCTGCACTGGCCGTCGATCCTCCACTAGAGCCGTATGAAGATCCTGTACTGCCTCCTTTCGACGATGTTGATGTGGTCGTTGATGTTGAAGTTTTCGATACACCAGATCCGCCGTCCTGACCGCCGACCCCCGTGTATTCGTCACTATCAAATTCGTTTCCGGAGTAATCAACATCATCTGAGTAATCAGACCCACCATCGAAGTACGGATTATTCAGTGGAGCGTATCCAATCGGTCCAATGCCACCAAATCCATCTCCTACGTCTCTCATCAGTACATCAAGATCTTTATCCAATTCTAGTACGTCTATAGCAAGTGCCACACGGTCCTCGTGCTGAGCATTTGGTCTCCCATGAGTACCTGCCACAGTTACACTCAAAATCACACATATTAACTGAGTGCACCTCATCTTGCAGGAAGCTTCCGAAATCCGGAACATCACTGGTGCACATACTGAGCAGTACCTCTTTATATACCTCACACCCTTATTTAaacatttgtaaaaatatttttcttttcacgccTTTGATAAATACGCTGTTATGTTATACCCGCTGCGTAAGTAACCGAAGTTGAGGAGAGCTTTCCTCTGTGGTATGAGTGTGGAAGTGTTCAATATTACCTCCCATGTTCCTCCTACGTGTATGTAATTCATCGTAAGTATGGTTTCATATCATTATTCGAAACTTTTACGTTTCTAATCGAGGTTTACTTACCGTAATCGTCAGTTCCCTTAATTTCATTAAGTTCTTCAATTGCCCACGCTTTACCTTGACATTAAGTGATCATGCATTTCgctttgtaaaaatttccgaTAGCACATGTCTGATACTATATCGTCAATAGTGATTCCACAAGAAGTATCAATCATTTCATTCATCATACATGAtcagttttgatt belongs to Neodiprion lecontei isolate iyNeoLeco1 chromosome 5, iyNeoLeco1.1, whole genome shotgun sequence and includes:
- the LOC107226626 gene encoding trichohyalin-like isoform X6 → MVGLITQMMLITPETNLIVTNTRGSAVRTADLVYRKLQHQRPHQHRRKEAVQDLHTALVEDRRPVQVVQVQREEPVPVRLEHPVRVQLAQLVPVQLEHPVRVQQARLVPARLEHPVQVQLAQPVPVQLAQLVPVQLEQLVPVQQEQLVRVQQEQPVRVQQEQLVRVRQAQPVPVRQEQLVQVQQEQPVQVQQEQLVRVQQEQLVQVRQAQPVPVRQGRLAQVQQEQLVPVQQEQPVQVQQEQLVRVRQAQPVPVRQEQLVRVRQAQQVHMELAQPVLEQQEQLEHTEQEQLVPEQQEQQVRTELARPVLVQQEQLVRTELAQPVLEQQEQLVHTELEQPVLVRPEQQARTELAQPVLVQQEQPVLVRPEQQVRTELAELVPVQREQLVHTELEQPVLVQQEQLVHTELAQPVLVRPERQVRTELAQPVLVQQEQLVRTELAVLVPVQREQLVHTELEQPVLVQQEQLVHTELAQPVLVQQEQLVRTELAELVPVQREQLVHTVLEQPVLVQQEQLVHTELAQPVLEQQEQLEHTVQEQLVPAQQVQLVHTELAQPVLVRQEQLVPVQQEQLVRMELAQPVPVQQERQVREQLEHPVQVRQAQLVPVQLAQPVPVRQEQLVQVRQAQPVPVRQEQQVPVQQERQVRVQLEHPVQVRQAQLVPVQLAQPVPVRQEQQVPVQQERLVPVQQEQQVRTELAQPVLVQQEQLVRTELAELVPVQREQLVHTELEQPVLVQQEQLVHTELAQPVLVRPEQRVRTELAQPVLVQQEQLVRTELAELVPVQREQLVHTELEQPVLVQQEQLVHTELAQPVLVQQEQLVRTELAELVPVQREQLVHTELEQPVLVQQEQLVHTELAQPVLEQQEQLEHTEQEQLVPVQQVQLVHTELAQPVLARQEQLVPVQQEQLVRTELAQPVLVQQEQLVRTELAELVPVQREQLVHTELEQPVLVQQEQLVHTELAQPVLVRPERQVRTELAQPVLVQQEQLVPVQQERQVRVQLEHPVQVRQAQLVPVQLAQPVPVRQEQLEHTEQEQLVPVQQERLVHTELAQPALVQREQLVHTELAQPVLEQQEQLEHTEQKQLVPVQQELLVRTGLEQPVLVQREQLVRTELEQRVLVQQEQLVHTELAQLGHTEQEQLVPVQQELLVRTELEQPVLVQREQLVRTELEQRVLVRQEQLVPVQQEQLVHMELAQPVPVQQERQVRVQLEHPVRVQLEHPVQVRRAQLVPAQLAQPVRVQRVQLVPVQQERQVPVQQEQLVHTELAQLVLVQQEQLVHTELAQLVLVRQEQLVHTELAQPAQVQRERLVHTELAQLVLVRQVQLVHTELAQPALVQREQLVHTELAQPVLEQQEQQEHTEQEQPVLVQQEQLVHTEQERLVHTELAQPVPVQREQLVQVQQEQLALVLQVQPVPVQQEQLARVQREQLVPVQQEQLVHTEAAQPVLVPQEQLVHTELAQPVLVQQEQLVHTEQVQLAHTELAQLVLVQQEQLVHTELAQPVLVQQEQLVHTEQEQLAHTELAQLVLVQQEQLVHTEQEQLAHTELAQLALVQQEQLVHTEQEQLVHTELAQPVRTELEPPVLAQREQLVHTEQEQLVHTELAQPVLVQQELPVHMELEQLVHTEQEQLVRTELVQPVLVQQEQLVHTEQELLAHTELAQPVLVQQEQLVHTEQERLVHTELAQPVLVQQEQLVRTELVQPVLVQQEQLVHTEQELLAHTELAQPVLVQQEQLVHTEQERLVHTELAQPVPVQQEQQVRVQQAQLVPVQQEQQVRVQQEQLVLVQQEQLVPAQQEQLVHTELAQPVPVQQEQLVRTELAQPVLVQQEQLVPTEQEQRVHTELAQPVLVQQEQLVPTEQEQRVHTELAQPVLVQQEQLVHTEQEQLVHTELAQLVPVQQEQPVPVQQEQLVRVQQVQLVPVQQEQLVQVQQEQLVRAQQAQPVLVQQEQLVQVQQELPVPVQQEQPALVQQEQLVRAQRVQLVPVQQEQLVQVQQERPVRVQQERLVRVQQAQQVRVQQAQPVPVQQEQPVPVQQERPVRVQQERLVRVQQAQQVRVQQAQPAPVQQEQLVPVQQAQLEQVLQDLPVQVQQERLVRVQQEQQVRVQQAQQVRVQQAQPVPVQQEELVLVQQEQLVRVQQEEPVPVQQEQLVPVQQEEPVLVQQEEPVVVQPEVDHRRPKPPPQSQNSPLQPVQQDRNQICPMLQDVAHIITTITIFQRNIIMNLTWHSHRFIYHH
- the LOC107226626 gene encoding trichohyalin-like isoform X9 is translated as MVGLITQMMLITPETNLIVTNTRGSAVRTADLVYRKLQHQRPHQHRRKEAVQDLHTALVEDRRPVQVVQVQREEPVPVRLEHPVRVQLAQLVPVQLEHPVRVQQARLVPARLEHPVQVQLAQPVPVQLAQLVPVQLEQLVPVQQEQLVRVQQEQPVRVQQEQLVRVRQAQPVPVRQEQLVQVQQEQPVQVQQEQLVRVQQEQLVQVRQAQPVPVRQGRLAQVQQEQLVPVQQEQPVQVQQEQLVRVRQAQPVPVRQEQLVRVRQAQQVHMELAQPVLEQQEQLEHTEQEQLVPEQQEQQVRTELARPVLVQQEQLVRTELAQPVLEQQEQLVHTELEQPVLVRPEQQARTELAQPVLVQQEQPVLVRPEQQVRTELAELVPVQREQLVHTELEQPVLVQQEQLVHTELAQPVLVRPERQVRTELAQPVLVQQEQLVRTELAVLVPVQREQLVHTELEQPVLVQQEQLVHTELAQPVLVQQEQLVRTELAELVPVQREQLVHTVLEQPVLVQQEQLVHTELAQPVLEQQEQLEHTVQEQLVPAQQVQLVHTELAQPVLVRQEQLVPVQQEQLVRMELAQPVPVQQERQVREQLEHPVQVRQAQLVPVQLAQPVPVRQEQLVQVRQAQPVPVRQEQQVPVQQERQVRVQLEHPVQVRQAQLVPVQLAQPVPVRQEQQVPVQQERLVPVQQEQQVRTELAQPVLVQQEQLVRTELAELVPVQREQLVHTELEQPVLVQQEQLVHTELAQPVLVRPEQRVRTELAQPVLVQQEQLVRTELAELVPVQREQLVHTELEQPVLVQQEQLVHTELAQPVLVQQEQLVRTELAELVPVQREQLVHTELEQPVLVQQEQLVHTELAQPVLEQQEQLEHTEQEQLVPVQQVQLVHTELAQPVLARQEQLVPVQQEQLVRTELAQPVLVQQEQLVRTELAELVPVQREQLVHTELEQPVLVQQEQLVHTELAQPVLVRPERQVRTELAQPVLVQQEQLVPVQQERQVRVQLEHPVQVRQAQLVPVQLAQPVPVRQEQLEHTEQEQLVPVQQERLVHTELAQPALVQREQLVHTELAQPVLEQQEQLEHTEQKQLVPVQQELLVRTGLEQPVLVQREQLVRTELEQRVLVQQEQLVHTELAQLGHTEQEQLVPVQQELLVRTELEQPVLVQREQLVRTELEQRVLVRQEQLVPVQQEQLVHMELAQPVPVQQERQVRVQLEHPVRVQLEHPVQVRRAQLVPAQLAQPVRVQRVQLVPVQQERQVPVQQEQLVHTELAQLVLVQQEQLVHTELAQLVLVRQEQLVHTELAQPAQVQRERLVHTELAQLVLVRQVQLVHTELAQPALVQREQLVHTELAQPVLEQQEQQEHTEQEQPVLVQQEQLVHTEQERLVHTELAQPVPVQREQLVQVQQEQLALVLQVQPVPVQQEQLARVQREQLVPVQQEQLVHTEAAQPVLVPQEQLVHTELAQPVLVQQEQLVHTEQVQLAHTELAQLVLVQQEQLVHTELAQPVLVQQEQLVHTEQEQLAHTELAQLVLVQQEQLVHTEQEQLAHTELAQLALVQQEQLVHTEQEQLVHTELAQPVRTELEPPVLAQREQLVHTEQEQLVHTELAQPVLVQQELPVHMELEQLVHTEQEQLVRTELVQPVLVQQEQLVHTEQELLAHTELAQPVLVQQEQLVHTEQERLVHTELAQPVLVQQEQLVRTELVQPVLVQQEQLVHTEQELLAHTELAQPVLVQQEQLVHTEQERLVHTELAQPVPVQQEQQVRVQQEQLVRTELAQPVLVQQEQLVPTEQEQRVHTELAQPVLVQQEQLVPTEQEQRVHTELAQPVLVQQEQLVHTEQEQLVHTELAQLVPVQQEQPVPVQQEQLVRVQQVQLVPVQQEQLVQVQQEQLVRAQQAQPVLVQQEQLVQVQQELPVPVQQEQPALVQQEQLVRAQRVQLVPVQQEQLVQVQQERPVRVQQERLVRVQQAQQVRVQQAQPVPVQQEQPVPVQQERPVRVQQERLVRVQQAQQVRVQQAQPAPVQQEQLVPVQQAQLEQVLQDLPVQVQQERLVRVQQEQQVRVQQAQQVRVQQAQPVPVQQEELVLVQQEQLVRVQQEEPVPVQQEQLVPVQQEEPVLVQQEEPVVVQPEVDHRRPKPPPQSQNSPLQPVQQDRNQICPMLQDVAHIITTITIFQRNIIMNLTWHSHRFIYHH
- the LOC107226626 gene encoding trichohyalin-like isoform X8, translating into MVGLITQMMLITPETNLIVTNTRGSAVRTADLVYRKLQHQRPHQHRRKEAVQDLHTALVEDRRPVQVVQVQREEPVPVRLEHPVRVQLAQLVPVQLEHPVRVQQARLVPARLEHPVQVQLAQPVPVQLAQLVPVQLEQLVPVQQEQLVRVQQEQPVRVQQEQLVRVRQAQPVPVRQEQLVQVQQEQPVQVQQEQLVRVQQEQLVQVRQAQPVPVRQGRLAQVQQEQLVPVQQEQPVQVQQEQLVRVRQAQPVPVRQEQLVRVRQAQQVHMELAQPVLEQQEQLEHTEQEQLVPEQQEQQVRTELARPVLVQQEQLVRTELAQPVLEQQEQLVHTELEQPVLVRPEQQARTELAQPVLVQQEQPVLVRPEQQVRTELAELVPVQREQLVHTELEQPVLVQQEQLVHTELAQPVLVRPERQVRTELAQPVLVQQEQLVRTELAVLVPVQREQLVHTELEQPVLVQQEQLVHTELAQPVLVQQEQLVRTELAELVPVQREQLVHTVLEQPVLVQQEQLVHTELAQPVLEQQEQLEHTVQEQLVPAQQVQLVHTELAQPVLVRQEQLVPVQQEQLVRMELAQPVPVQQERQVREQLEHPVQVRQAQLVPVQLAQPVPVRQEQLVQVRQAQPVPVRQEQQVPVQQERQVRVQLEHPVQVRQAQLVPVQLAQPVPVRQEQQVPVQQERLVPVQQEQQVRTELAQPVLVQQEQLVRTELAELVPVQREQLVHTELEQPVLVQQEQLVHTELAQPVLVRPEQRVRTELAQPVLVQQEQLVRTELAELVPVQREQLVHTELEQPVLVQQEQLVHTELAQPVLVQQEQLVRTELAELVPVQREQLVHTELEQPVLVQQEQLVHTELAQPVLEQQEQLEHTEQEQLVPVQQVQLVHTELAQPVLARQEQLVPVQQEQLVRTELAQPVLVQQEQLVRTELAELVPVQREQLVHTELEQPVLVQQEQLVHTELAQPVLVRPERQVRTELAQPVLVQQEQLVPVQQERQVRVQLEHPVQVRQAQLVPVQLAQPVPVRQEQLEHTEQEQLVPVQQERLVHTELAQPALVQREQLVHTELAQPVLEQQEQLEHTEQKQLVPVQQELLVRTGLEQPVLVQREQLVRTELEQRVLVQQEQLVHTELAQLGHTEQEQLVPVQQELLVRTELEQPVLVQREQLVRTELEQRVLVRQEQLVPVQQEQLVHMELAQPVPVQQERQVRVQLEHPVRVQLEHPVQVRRAQLVPAQLAQPVRVQRVQLVPVQQERQVPVQQEQLVHTELAQLVLVQQEQLVHTELAQLVLVRQEQLVHTELAQPAQVQRERLVHTELAQLVLVRQVQLVHTELAQPALVQREQLVHTELAQPVLEQQEQQEHTEQEQPVLVQQEQLVHTEQERLVHTELAQPVPVQREQLVQVQQEQLALVLQVQPVPVQQEQLARVQREQLVPVQQEQLVHTEAAQPVLVPQEQLVHTELAQPVLVQQEQLVHTEQVQLAHTELAQLVLVQQEQLVHTELAQPVLVQQEQLVHTEQEQLAHTELAQLVLVQQEQLVHTEQEQLAHTELAQLALVQQEQLVHTEQEQLVHTELAQPVRTELEPPVLAQREQLVHTEQEQLVHTELAQPVLVQQELPVHMELEQLVHTEQEQLVRTELVQPVLVQQEQLVHTEQELLAHTELAQPVLVQQEQLVHTEQERLVHTELAQPVLVQQEQLVRTELVQPVLVQQEQLVHTEQELLAHTELAQPVLVQQEQLVHTEQERLVHTELAQPVPVQQEQQVRVQQAQLVPVQQEQQVRVQQEQLVLVQQEQLVPAQQEQLVHTELAQPVPVQQAQPVLVPQEQLVHTEQERLVHTEPAQPVPVQQEQLVHTEPAQPVPVQREQPAHTELAQPVLVQQEQLVRVQQEQLVRVQQAQLVLVQLEHPVQAQQEQLVLVQQEQLVRVQQAQLVLVQLEHPVQAQQEQLVRVQLVQPVLAQLERPVRVQQERLVRVQQAQQVRVQQAQPVPVQQEQPVPVQQERPVRVQQERLVRVQQAQQVRVQQAQPAPVQQEQLVPVQQAQLEQVLQDLPVQVQQERLVRVQQEQQVRVQQAQQVRVQQAQPVPVQQEELVLVQQEQLVRVQQEEPVPVQQEQLVPVQQEEPVLVQQEEPVVVQPEVDHRRPKPPPQSQNSPLQPVQQDRNQICPMLQDVAHIITTITIFQRNIIMNLTWHSHRFIYHH